The DNA segment TGAACATTTACTTTTAGTTGAATTAGTTTCCGTGTTCAAAATCTCTATCTTTAACATTTCGTGCCATAAAATACACTTATCTTGTAAGTGACACCCAATCATTGGGAGCAACATAACTGCCTAGCTGGTAAGCTGGTTGCGTCCGTAATAAAAACACATGCTGGTGATTACTATTTTCCCCCCTTCAAGAGTATTCAGATTAGGCGTTTGGCTCTGCATAATCAGTGGCATCATGTACGCCTCGTTCTTGCTGGAGATTTTCTACCAATTTCCTCTAAATCCCCGCGTAAGTTATTTATCTGAATATTTCTCGATCGACAGTCCCTACCGGATCGTCTTTGCTACATCTGATTTACTCTCCGCAGCTTTAACCTTGGCTGGCTTGGCATGCCTCGGCGACTATTATCGCTATTGGACCCGCTGGCAATTACTTATCGCATTTTCCTACGTGGTGTTTTCAGTATTTACCGTTCTCGATGTCTCCCTCCCTCTGAAATGCGCTGAGTCCTTGGACTTTTGCGCAAAAACAGGTTTGACACCTCACATGGTCGCGTCCGCATTCGTGAGCGCTAGTTTAATCGCGATATCCATCGGCACCATCGCGCTGATAACTCAAGGAAAGATTCGTGGCGGTATGTGTCGCGCCTTGCTCGCTATCGTTTTGCTATATCTCGCCCTCACAGCTTTAATCGCCTACTTAGACTTAATGAATATGCCAGTAGGATACGCCCAGCGGGCTCACGTCTTTTTCTCTTGCGCGCTCTTGGCGAGTGCTGGTTTACTCCTCAGCCCTTATGAATATTCTCTTCCCTGGTCTCGCACTCGCGCCTGAGCTATACGTAACTGGTTTCCCAAAAGCCTGCATCATTGATCCTTGGGTTCACCCGTGGTCAACCGCGTCCCCTGACTTGCTGATAGCACCGTCTACCTATTCGCGAACTTTAATCGGTCACTCTCTTGGTGGTCTCGTGGCACTCGAATGGGCACTGATGCACCCAGAGCTAGTTGATCATCTACTTCTGTTGGATCCAACGACGCCGAGTGAGCGTCCGCCTTCACGTGCCGAACATGCACTATTATCAGCCATGCCTGCACTAACACCAGCCCTCGTCCCGTTAACAATGCCAACACTCGCCCCATTCATCAGTAGTAGTATCCGGCATAAACGTTACCGCGGGTCGCGAAATATAAAATTCTTACTCGACGAATTGCGCAACGCACATCTTCGTCAATCGCGCGTTGCTACCCTCTTAAAAGACCATCCGCTACCTGCACATATTCGTACGACGATACTGATAGGTGCCGGCAACGGTACAGAGCACGAATTTTTATCCGAGCAACACCAACTTGCACAAACTCTCAACGCTACGTTGATACATTTGTGGGGTGAGGGGCACCTCTTCCCGCTACGCCACCCGGAACTGGTTGCGCCGTTCGTGCCTCCGAATTACTAAAGTTTATTTTTCCGGCTTAACAAAGGGAAACGCGAGGACTTCGCGAATGGTAGTCCCGGTCAAAAACATCACCATTCGGTCAACGCCTAATCCAAGACCACCAGTTGGTGGCATACCGAATTCGAGTGCAGTGAGGAATGGTTCATCAATTTCCATCGCTTCAGGATCACCACCTGCAGCGAGCAGAGATTGCTCAGTAAATCGCTTCCGTTGCTCAAGTGGATGAGCCAGCTCGGTATATGCGGTTCCTAGCTCCATTCCAAGGCCCACAAGATCCCAGCGCTGAGCAATATGGGGATTATCTGGGTCAGCCATCGTCAACGGCGAGGTCTCTACCGGGAAACCCGTATAGAACGTTGGGAATACCGTATTTGGTTCAACAAATTCATCGTAGAGTTCAGTGACGAGTTGGCCAACCGTCTCCGCCTCAATCTCGTATTCTTCGGCGAGATCAGTATATTCGCTCATATCTGCGCCAGGCGTGATCTTTCGACCAATTACCTTCGATACCGCGTCGAATACGGGAATAACTGGCCACGGTTGGCTCAA comes from the Arcanobacterium phocisimile genome and includes:
- a CDS encoding DUF998 domain-containing protein; this translates as MYASFLLEIFYQFPLNPRVSYLSEYFSIDSPYRIVFATSDLLSAALTLAGLACLGDYYRYWTRWQLLIAFSYVVFSVFTVLDVSLPLKCAESLDFCAKTGLTPHMVASAFVSASLIAISIGTIALITQGKIRGGMCRALLAIVLLYLALTALIAYLDLMNMPVGYAQRAHVFFSCALLASAGLLLSPYEYSLPWSRTRA
- a CDS encoding alpha/beta hydrolase, coding for MNILFPGLALAPELYVTGFPKACIIDPWVHPWSTASPDLLIAPSTYSRTLIGHSLGGLVALEWALMHPELVDHLLLLDPTTPSERPPSRAEHALLSAMPALTPALVPLTMPTLAPFISSSIRHKRYRGSRNIKFLLDELRNAHLRQSRVATLLKDHPLPAHIRTTILIGAGNGTEHEFLSEQHQLAQTLNATLIHLWGEGHLFPLRHPELVAPFVPPNY